The genomic interval TCAAGAtgtgggtatgtttatttaatgcaacagaaATATGaagtttttgaaaagttcaaagagtttaaggttgaagttggaaatgttttaaataaaataattaggacatttcgatctgattgaggtagagagtttttggatcttacattcaagaattatttgatagaacatgaaatagtatctcaactctcagcatctggtacaccttagcaaaatggtgtatcagaaatgataatcgaaccctgttgaacatggttcggtctatgatgagttatgggttatgtaatacaatacaacttatattttgaactgtgttccatccaagaatATTACGATAACACCTTTGGGATTAtagaatggtcgtaaaggtagtttacgcaaTTTCAGAACCTGGGGTTGCCAAACATATATGCTttaggcaaatcctaagaaattggaacatcgttcaaaattgtgcctatttgtaggctactctaAAGGAgtgagaggtggttacttctatgatcctaaagaaaataaagcatTTGTGTCAACAAACGTTACATTTTTAGGAGAGGActacataagggagcataaaaAGATTGTGTTTAATGAACTTTCCACACTAAACCTTcaacaaaatttgttgaagaacccaagacctcaataagagttgttgaaattgGTTCATCTTGTAAGTCAAATCCATCTTAACTGTTGAGGaggcctcgacatagtgggagggttatgaacccatctatccattatatgggtttaacaaaaatctTAGATTGGGAGCTGAcgaagatgttgaggatccattatcttacaagaaggcaatggaggatgttgacaaagatgagtggatcaaagctatgaatctcataatggagtctatgtattttaattttgtttgggatcttgtaaatcaaaCTAATGgtattaaacctataggttgcaagtggatctacaagagaaaacggggtgctaatgggaaggtgcaaaccttcaaggctagatttgtggcaaagggttatacccaagttgagggagtcgactatgagaagactttctcatctgttgtcatgttgaagtctatctggatcctcctgtccattgtctcatattatgactataagatttggtaaatggacgtcaagactacttttctgaatggcaatcttgaggagaccatttatatggagtagtctgagggattcataatctAAGgacaagagcaaaaggtttgcaagcttaatcggtccatttatagattgaagcaagtttctagatcttggaacatgagatttgatactgtgatcaaatcttatggctttgatcaaaatgttgatgagccttgtgtttacaagagaatcGTCAATatttcagtagcttttctagtgctGTATGTATACGATATCCTactattgggaatgatgtaggtcttcttacttaaattaaaaattagctAGTGAcctaattctaaatgaaagatttgggagagttATAttgagttatattgtctaaggaacattgtccttagacacctcaagaggttgaagaaatggGACAGATCTCATATGCATCAGCTATTGGCAacctgatgtatgtgatgttatatAGTAGACATGACATCTACTATGcgtgtggggatagtcagtagatatcattaTAATCCAGATTTTGATCAATGGactgtcgttaagaacatccttaagtatctatggagaacgagggactacatgctcgtgtatgattctaaggatttgatctttacaagatacacggactctgatttcaaaactaataaggattctaggaaatccagatagcttcgaagcacaatgttgctggtTCGTTTACAAAAGCCttcacggctaaggtgtttgagggtcacatGCAGAGTATGGATCTACGAGACAAGCCACctttatgttgggttttatgtcctaaaactcgtggtatttAAACAATTGAGCTTATTCTGacaattcaataaaggtgttattgaatagatctattgcttgaatagaaatccaataaacctaaaagtcccctGACTATtgaatgagtacttgaactttatgtggagacataaaggtggatcaggttcgagtaaataatcaaaatgatctatagtatatggataaggtcgggtgtcttattctggtaacactattggatacggcctgctctgtagttgttacaaggagttgtaaactgctacaaacgaagcgatcctaattcgttcatgttggacatgaggagtgagggtgtccttgtgcaaaagagtttgtacaagatcggaccacgaaatgagtcactcttactttataacgctgtttactatttaagactgactatttcaaaacgatgacctaagtaacttgaccttaatcctgagctaactatgaactcctgtgaACAGAAATCAAGTgtatgatttcaactgccacatcTCTacatagttcacaccatgagattcatatgacgcttcgtgtcaccctgggagtgacctccctacagAGAGCAGATGTATgcgtcaataccaaggtgaacggaggaagtagttcatagtaagtaggtgaaggaaatgtgtcaacatattctgcggtctcctccattagtctgaactatgagattcctatattgcgcctgctggttagctttaagcggctcTTTGCTAGTCGTTCAACAACGACTATCCccatggagggttgtaacataaaATTCGGAACAACCTAGGCTTCAGTAACATGAATAGGGTTTTgtagttccgtcttgggtattgttttttattttcagaGTGATACTCATCCGTTCTATAGGGTCcgaaaatggcgggtctacacttacagaattattagttgttaataatgtctgaccaaaagcgatacctaaatgactatcagaatatgaattattctggaggtagtatttagtcaagaatgtcttgatgtagtatcattgcaaaagaataatcttggataaattattaaaatttctaaaacttgattggatatttAATTTCAGAATGAAAAGCTCATTAATACAAGTGTTGGCAACAGATAAATTCATTGGGGATAACTATgtgaattggaaatcaaatctgaacacgatacttgtgatagacaatttgcagtttgtcttaactgaggattgtcctcccattcctagctctaacatAAAAcgaaatgtttgggatgtaAATGATAGATGGGTCAAGGTTAATGATATAGCTTATGCTTATATCCTTGCCAGCTTATCTGATGTGTTGACAAAAGaagcatgaggatatgagtactgccaaagagattaggGAATCTCTACAAGGGATGCCATTAAGTATGTTTACAACAGTCGCATCAAAGTGGGAACCTATGTTTatgaacatgtcctagacatgatggtccactttaatatggcaGAAGTAAATGGTGTTGTCGTGattgagagaagtcaagttggttttattctagaatcttttctgaaaaattttctgcaattttgaatgcattaatgaataaaatttgactactctgctgaatgagctacaggcttatcagacaatgttgagaacaaGGGGtctgatgccaaaagtaaatgttactactgtcGAGaagtgaggaatgtcctccaagcctgaagttgcttcctcttcaaagagtaagagtatttttgtgaagaaagacaaagggaaagggaagaaaaagcctactggattgaaaggcaaggatagcactgcaaagggaaatgtttctacTTTAACGATGAAGAGTACTAGAGGAGACACTGCCCTCAATATCTTGTCGAGAATAGAGCAGAGAAAAGGTAACCAGGCTAACTTGACCCTGGGAccatttgctcagctcatccagtgggagaagttgctacttggttttaattgttaaaacttataaagaacaaattgtatttatttttgtgataaatgaaatgttcattttcaaaaattatgtttgttctagcaacctctattgagaatcaaattattaaatgccatttgtagatattcagatatctaaatggccagatcaaagtatagaaagtttaaagatttctatatctgactgttaacaaagagtagttgagacaggtcagatgcgtcttgctcaaagagttgggagtacctcaatgtagtgggaggaaagtgtacttcctggccattattgagattaagatgcaATTCCCTTATAGTTTTACctaaagcctattgtatactaaaAGGTTTACAATAATTATCTCGACTAAAGTGTGAGAATTACCTActaggactaggaataccagataacctagggcaagtgggagaaatatcaagTATAGAAATACCaaatggtaaaagatgggtatagaatgccctagtttattatatttctctataaaactcagaaactcggtcttatatatcggatgtattagttaccactggagttttagtccaagtgggattttgttgggttttatgtcctaaaactcgtggtatgtaaacaatggagcttattctgaaaattcaataaaggtgttattgaatagatctattgcttgaatagaaatccaataaacctaaaagtcccttgactattggatgagtacttgaactttatgtggagacataaaggtggatcaggttcgagtaaatagtcaaaatgatttacagtacatggataaagttgggtgccttattctagtaacactattagatacggtctgctctgtagttgttacaaggagttgtaaagtgatacaaacgaagtgatcctaattcgttcatgttggacatgaggagtgggggtgtccttgtgcaaaagagtttgtacaagatcggaccacgaaatgagccactcttactttataacgatgtttactgtttaagactgactatttcaaagcgatgacttaggtaacttaaccttaatcctgagctaactatgaactcctgtttatctgggattgaCGGGAGAATAGACgacatattatttttatttttttttgttataaaaaaagtaaaaatcgTATAATTTCATTCAATTATCAAAAAGTTAtctttaattataataagttattattataatgaataataaaataGTAATTGTAATTATAGTTAGAAActcaaaattagaaattatatagtgacacatttttttattattttgattctaGAATTTCTAATTCtagaatatataaattcttttattttattctagaTTCTATTCTAATCCTTAGAATAGATTCAAATAATCTATCATGATTCTAATGAATCATGATAAGTTGTTTCCTTGAATTCAAAAATATTCCTATTTTCcattattcaaatcaattataAAGATTcgaaatcaacaaaaaaaaataaaataaaaagtaagtGGACCTAACCTGTTGAATCATGACTATATCCACTATTCTGTTATTCAAATTCGATAAGGATTAAATTAGAACAGTGgatcttttttatttcattttcatatttatttggACTCCACACATAGGAATCTGTCGATATTTCCGATTAAATCCTCTTGTTTGTAGACGTTCTATAGGAAAAAATGGATATTTCCCTTTCTCCACAGAGAAACATTTATTCCAAGTCACAACATATGAGCCGTTTAAAAATATCTTTCTTTGATTCCAAAACAGAAGATAACAGAGGATAAGATCAATTTCTATCTCTATAAAAAAGATAGATTATATATCAGATCACGGCTCCATGTGCCAAATATTTCCATATTGATATTTTTGTTCCAACAATGTGACGAAGAATGGAGACGAGAACGATACTTTCATTTACAGTATTGAGTTCATAATATTGATCTAGGTCAGGTTATGGATCaatcaaaaaatgatttttatattCGAAACCCATTAGAAAGAAGGGACAATAGAAATCATACAGAAATGATAGACTCGAAGGCCCTGAAAATACTATGAGGTGTTCGAAAATGGTTGAAGTTAGTTGAATAGGAGGATCACTATGACTATAGCCGTTGGTAAATTTACCAAAGAGGAAAATGATTTATTCGATATTATGGATGACTGGTTACGGAGGGACCGTTTCGTTTTTGTCGGTTGGTCCGGTCTATTGCTCTTTCCTTGTGCCTATTTTGCCGTCGGAGGTTGGTTTACAAGTACAACCTTTGTAACTTCATGGTATACCTATGGATTGGCAAGTTCCTATTTGGAAGGATGCAACTTCTTAACCGCCGCAGTTTCGACTCCTGCTAATAGTTTAGCCCACTCTTTGTTGTTACTATGGGGTCCTGAAGCACAAGGAGATTTTACTCGTTGGTGTCAATTAGGTGGTCTATGGACTTTTATTGCTCTCCACGGTGCTTTGGGACTAATAGGTTTCATGTTACGTCAATTTGAACTTGCTTGATCTGTTCAATTGCGACCTTATAATGCAATCGCATTCTCGGGCCCAATTGCTGTTTTTGTTTCTGTATTCCTGATTTATCCACTAGGTCAGTCTGATTGGTTCTTTGTGCCTAGTTTTGGTGTAGCAACTATATTTCGATTCATCCCCTTTTTCAAAAGGTTTCATAATTGGACATTGAACCCATTTCATATGATGGGAGTTGCGGGTGTATTGGGCGCTGTTCTGCTATGCGCTATTCATGGTGCTACCGTAGAAAATACCTTATTTGAGGATGGGGATGGTGCAAATACATTCCGTGCTTTTAACCCAACTCAAGCTGAAGAAACTTATTCAATGGTCACTGCTAACCGCTTTTGGTCCCAAATCTTTGGGGTTGCTTTTTCCAATAAACGTTGGTTACATTTCTTTATGTTATTTGTACCAGTAATTGGTTTATGGATGAGTGCTCTTGGAGTAGTTGGTCTGGCCCTGAACCTACGTGCCTATGACTTCTTTTTCTCAGGAAATCCGTGCAGCGAAGATCCTGAATTTGAGACTTTCTATACCAAAAATATCTCTTAAACGAAGGTATTCGTGCTTGGATGGCGGCTCAAATCAGCCTCATGAAAACCTTATATTCCCTGAGGAGGTTCAGTGAAACGCTAAAGATTTAGCCTTTATTAAACAACCTTATGCTTAAGAGTCTAGTATTAGATATAGATCGAAGGTGATTGTTcttcttattttcttataaatatgCATTTTAAGAAATGCAAAAGCCTCTCTTAGCCATTGGCCTTACCCTTACAGGTTGTCTCTATCTCTTAAATGGTGTGTGAAACccgagtatttttttttctgtggatttataaattataaacacGAAGGTTTGTGTTTTGGCACTAATGGAACTCAATCAATGGTTCTTAAGTTTCTTAAGGACCTATTTAGGTTACTCAAATTTtgagtaaaataaaaaaaaaaaaaaaataggtagGAACAATTGTTTAATCTAGATACTGCAGATTCGAATCCTGTCCCCGCCTAATCAGTTGGAACATTGTTCCGCCCGCCTAGGAGAATACCAAGCTAGCTACTTATAAAGAGTAGAAAAAGCATTTGAAAAAGAGAAGACGAGCCGACACCCAGAGGAGAATCTGGATCACCCTTTGACTTTGGCCTTATACAAGATACTCTAGCACCTCCGAAACTAGTCCAGTCCCCCTTAGgatcctttttttatttatgatgCACCTACTCTATATAATTGGGGGTAGATAGGAGTAATCCATAATGGaagatatcaatttgaatatcTGCCCGAATCtgattaataaagaataaagttacatatataacatattaTGTATTTCTTTTCACCTCATTTTTTCgtatttttgtgtttgtttgtAATGAATAATTGTAAATCCAAGTAACAATTCATACATCTTTTCTTCACTTTATTAGGGAAAGATTATTTGAATCTCTTAAGTTAAATAAACTAGGCAGAAAATGTTGATATGTATGTATTGTTATTAtgtatttttatcattttatttctttttttgtgaaaaagatttttattttggatCTATCTAGTTGATGGGTTAATCCATACGTTTATTTAtgataataaaatgtaataaatcctttttttttttttaacaaaactttagtcaaataattaatattgagGTAGGaaattttcaatgaattaaatcttTTTAATGATTTCTTATGAGTCCTTGGTACTCGAAGAAGTGTGAAACTCGTGAATCCATTCtatgaagaaattgaaaaatggaGATTCTTAATTATTCGTAATTAattatttcttaatttaattgattttatgaaatttaaaaaaatctctctatacatattatatagaaaatatctatatatagagaaataaatattgcactcatacaaaaaaaaaatgttattgattcaatatatacaataaaatattgGGTTTAAATAAATTGAAGTATTGCTAAGACTTTTTCAAAAACTACCCATGTCATAAGAGTAAAGATTACTATGGACCAACTAACCCAATGACTATACATGATtccataaatgaatcaattacATACCAGTTCCAAGAAATTAGAGGTTTATGGTAAAACTTCGTTTTAAAACGATGTGGTAGAAAGCAACGTGCGACTTGAAGGACATGATCCACTGTGGATTCGTACACCcaccattttatattatatagaaATGAAGATGCTCTTGACTCGACATCGTTTGTTCTGTTTCACTAGAGCTCTTCTTTTTTAAGGGTTTTGATGTAAATAGTACATGATGGAGCTCGAGTAGAAagtattgatttatttatcAAGGGCAAAGATCTAGGGTTAGTGTCAATCAATAAGTTAAAACTACTTCGTAAGTATAGGTTCGGTGGATACTTTCAAACAAAgcgaaaaaaaagaaaaagaaagagagaatcaCTCGATTCCCTCTTTCTGGATGACACAATCCCAATATAACAATAATATATTTCTATCGATCAGATATCACAAACCCTTtactatttaatatattaatatttcttAATACACAAATGTATAACTCCCCAGGAATTTCAATTGCGCTTATATTCATCACTGAAGGAATTGGGTTCAAGCTTTCCCCAGCCCCTTCTCATCAATGGATTCCTGACGTATACGAAGTAGTGCGGTTCGTTCGATAAATTCCTACCTCTCTATCTATCTCTGAGATGTTTGGATTTTTCAAAACTTCATGGACATGCAGAAGAGAAATACTATCCCCACTCAGACCAAGACATAACTTTTACTTGTTCAAATAACAATTAAGGTGAAGCAGGGTCAGGAACAACAAATCTCTTTATGATAAACAGATTCATTTTGCAAGTTCGTTATTACGGGTAGTTCCTACAAAGGACGATCAAGACTAGTAAGCCCATCGGTCCACACAGTTGTCCATGTACCAGTAGAAGATTCAGCAGCTACAGCGGCCCCTGCTTCCTCAGGTGGAACTCCCGGTTGAGGAGTTACTCGGAATGCTCCCAAGATATCAGTATCTTTGGTTTCATATTCAGGAGTATAATAAGTCAATTTATAATCTTTAACACCACCTTTGAATCCAACACTTGCTTTAGTCTCTGTTTGTGGTGACATAAGTCCCTCCCTACAACTCATGAATTAAGAATTCTCGCAACAACAAGGTCTACTCGACATGAATTAGAAGTTAATGAAACCTttattttcataggtgagggttggcttaatagCGCGGGcccaatatgactgccattttaggggtaagattggaTAGATAACTGAGGACagagggtgcaagagggaattcactcatacccactttagggatagtagagaggttgttcccttaagtgttgattatggggcttgaacaagggatcccgccctctcatttggaatgagagagactcggttttgtgattggatcacaaaacaattgttcattaagagatcagtggggacttaaggaacaagggGTAATTTCGAGagtaaaacatatatttgactCAGTAGTTATTATGAAGaacctgtgaagagttaacttactaatcatggttatatcgagtggacataatatatctacagtgaggggagttcaactatgagctttagtggagtgacccattagttaacgaatgggggctagatcggtctaatgagtttagccgattaatctcagattattggagcccatgatatgtagatccatgaggtccccctactagctcggaaatggatagctctagagtagcgtgataagttaatttgaaacgtttaaattagaatcaaacggaattggagaaaatatatttaaatatgatttaaatatataaagatgaatttgtgtaaaaattaatttaatattagatattaaattaattagaattatttaaattgtttaaataattatttattaattttattataaacttaatttttgaaattaatttgtaaaattaataaattttgattttagaaataaaatatgattttaaaatcaaaatggattatggaaattgaaaattacacaaaaacttgaaaaatgggtttttcaattcatcttcaagtagcttacAAGGAACTCACTCTCTCCTTtgctttactccaagcatgagctgcatcccatgtagcacatctctttgcatgatagtctgctatatattgaagagattggagtgaagaaaggcaAGAGAACCGGCTGATTTTTTGCTGAAAACTTTGGATGAAGAAGGCGTTCTTCAATGGGTTTTGttcagtgagttttctccatattccctttaattccaacttattttgagtcccacaacttaatctagagcaccaagaggatagtagggaatatcttatggtggtctacacaaggatttggaggattttgcagctagaaatggagatttcgttggttcggccaaggtatgtttatgaaacccattaaactctatttttagcatgtttcttttcaaccaacattaatgaattagaatgcttatggatcctgatttcttccaaTGCGTGCTGGTGTAGATCCAACACTTTAGACtatggcaagtgggagattttgtactgggtgCGTGTTATgtcttagtttattgctttgtgtacttgtatattagtatgacttttatattgtacatcCCACTAGTTTTAGGTTaagttggagttgatgccctaaatctcatagggtcctagagtttgtaattgtattgtacaaatattttatttatttaataaaatatgaaatattttatttgatatttagtagcattaaacccacaaaccaataaactaacatccaaggttatcatctgtagcttaaacttgtatgtaaagacatacaggtggatcatggttaagtgataacctaaatggtctgtagtagatggataaggttggagtggataccttatcccgatgatac from Benincasa hispida cultivar B227 chromosome 10, ASM972705v1, whole genome shotgun sequence carries:
- the LOC120089099 gene encoding LOW QUALITY PROTEIN: photosystem II D2 protein-like (The sequence of the model RefSeq protein was modified relative to this genomic sequence to represent the inferred CDS: inserted 2 bases in 2 codons; substituted 1 base at 1 genomic stop codon), producing MTIAVGKFTKEENDLFDIMDDWLRRDRFVFVGWSGLLLFPCAYFAVGGWFTSTTFVTSWYTYGLASSYLEGCNFLTAAVSTPANSLAHSLLLLWGPEAQGDFTRWCQLGGLWTFIALHGALGLIGFMLRQFELAXSVQLRPYNAIAFSGPIAVFVSVFLIYPLGQSDWFFVPSFGVATIFRFIPFFKRFHNWTLNPFHMMGVAGVLGAVLLCAIHGATVENTLFEDGDGANTFRAFNPTQAEETYSMVTANRFWSQIFGVAFSNKRWLHFFMLFVPVIGLWMSALGVVGLALNLRAYDFFFSGNPCSEDPEFETFYTKNXLLNEGIRAWMAAQXQPHENLIFPEEVQ